The DNA window TCATTACCTTCGATATAAACCCAATGCCTGGAAGGAGATTAGATTATTTTCTTAGCTGCATTCAAACTGCGACGGACGTTAGATTAGTCTGCTTCAAATTTCCAAACCATCTACAATGGGCACAAATAAGCGTCTGTTATTATtattcggaattttattaatcgtCCGCCAATCGATTGCTGCAGATGACATTAGTTGCATTCATCCGGAATGTGACTCTGAGGAAGGTCGAGCAACACTGTGGCCATTCTACGATCCGAATTTTTATCTACGCTGTGAAGAACGCACTTGGGAGCTGGTGCGAAGGCCCTGCATAGACAAGCGGTTGTTCAAATTCGTCCGACAGGAATGTGTGGATCCGTACGAGTGGGTAGAAACCTGTCCAGATCCGCATCTACCGCAGTGTCCGCGAGTAGTGTGCAAAACTAAGTATGACCAGAGAAAGCTTTGGCCCTATGAAGATCCAAGCTACTTTCTGCAGTGCGTTCCAGGACCCATGGGAGGCATGGAAGCAGTGCGGAGAGATTGTGATCCGGAAACACTGTTTAGTTGGACTCTGCAACAGTGCGTCGAAATCGAACAGTGGGAACGAGACTGTACCTTTGAAGAGGTGAGCACACCTGGGACAACGGAGGGTGGAGAAACGGAAACTACAGCGGAAACTGACAGTACTACAATAGATAATGAGACTACTGATACGGAGCCTGATACAACCGATAGTACGGATGAAACCACCACAACTGAAACTACTGAAGAAATTACAACGACGGAATCAGAAACAGATACAACCGAAACTACGGAAGAAATTACGGACTCAACACCGTCAGTAACAACGCCCTCCAGTAGCACAACCGAACCGACCAGGGGGATCTGTCCCGTTCCGGTTTGTCGGGTCCAAGATCCACACCTATATCCACACACCGACTGGACGTTGTACTACCAG is part of the Topomyia yanbarensis strain Yona2022 chromosome 1, ASM3024719v1, whole genome shotgun sequence genome and encodes:
- the LOC131683396 gene encoding uncharacterized protein LOC131683396; protein product: MGTNKRLLLLFGILLIVRQSIAADDISCIHPECDSEEGRATLWPFYDPNFYLRCEERTWELVRRPCIDKRLFKFVRQECVDPYEWVETCPDPHLPQCPRVVCKTKYDQRKLWPYEDPSYFLQCVPGPMGGMEAVRRDCDPETLFSWTLQQCVEIEQWERDCTFEEVSTPGTTEGGETETTAETDSTTIDNETTDTEPDTTDSTDETTTTETTEEITTTESETDTTETTEEITDSTPSVTTPSSSTTEPTRGICPVPVCRVQDPHLYPHTDWTLYYQCVPDPNGFWVPAERPCGAGTYFHAGRQMCLFQSDWEDFCL